One Gallus gallus isolate bGalGal1 chromosome 11, bGalGal1.mat.broiler.GRCg7b, whole genome shotgun sequence DNA window includes the following coding sequences:
- the CNEP1R1 gene encoding nuclear envelope phosphatase-regulatory subunit 1 isoform X1: MNSLEQAEDLKAFERRLTEYIACLQPATGRWRMILIVVSVCTATGAWNWLIDPETQKVSFFTSLWNHPFFTISCITLIGLFFAGIHKRVVAPSIIAARCRTVLAEYNMSCDDLSSSGRCFWNWLRGLPRDWLCWRGLVLMFKTSATVLRIAFVKLRVYICTVHQPLSSCSPVAH, encoded by the exons ATGAACTCCCtggagcaggcggagg ATCTCAAAGCTTTTGAAAGGAGGCTAACTGAATATATTGCGTGTTTGCAACCAGCTACAGGACGTTGGAGAA TGATTCTGATAGTGGTATCAGTCTGCACAGCAACTGGTGCTTGGAACTGGTTAATAGACCCAGAGACACAAAAG GTGTCGTTTTTCACATCACTTTGGAATCACCCATTTTTCACAATTAGCTGCATTACTCTAATAGGCTTGTTCTTTGCTGGAATACATAAAAGAGTGGTGGCACCATCAAT TATAGCAGCTCGATGTCGAACTGTTTTGGCAGAATATAACATGTCCTGTGATGAT CTGTCCTCATCTGGTCGCTGTTTCTGGAACTGGTTAAGAGGCTTGCCGAGAGACTGGCTGTGCTGGAGAGGACTGGTCTTAATGTTTAAGACCTCTGCCACTGTGTTGAGGATCGCATTTGTCAAACTGcgtgtgtatatatgtacagTGCACCAGCCACTTTCCTCGTGCTCACCTGTAGCTCACTGA
- the CNEP1R1 gene encoding nuclear envelope phosphatase-regulatory subunit 1 yields the protein MNSLEQAEDLKAFERRLTEYIACLQPATGRWRMILIVVSVCTATGAWNWLIDPETQKVSFFTSLWNHPFFTISCITLIGLFFAGIHKRVVAPSIIAARCRTVLAEYNMSCDDTGKLILKPRPHVQ from the exons ATGAACTCCCtggagcaggcggagg ATCTCAAAGCTTTTGAAAGGAGGCTAACTGAATATATTGCGTGTTTGCAACCAGCTACAGGACGTTGGAGAA TGATTCTGATAGTGGTATCAGTCTGCACAGCAACTGGTGCTTGGAACTGGTTAATAGACCCAGAGACACAAAAG GTGTCGTTTTTCACATCACTTTGGAATCACCCATTTTTCACAATTAGCTGCATTACTCTAATAGGCTTGTTCTTTGCTGGAATACATAAAAGAGTGGTGGCACCATCAAT TATAGCAGCTCGATGTCGAACTGTTTTGGCAGAATATAACATGTCCTGTGATGAT actggaaaattaattttgaaaccTAGGCCTCATGTTCAATAA